The following are encoded together in the Candidatus Methylomirabilis oxygeniifera genome:
- the mxaG gene encoding mxaG (Cytochrome c1 precursor) involved in Methanol dehydrogenase (mxaG1) (Evidence 2a : Function of homologous gene experimentally demonstrated in an other organism; Product type e : enzyme) — translation MSRLISSAVSRILVALILFSLTGCSGTTAVAVAEPPIMRNNITGEPLEFSGLNETETPAVKQFKATGKNPYNTDREAIAKGGAVYLTACSACHGHHAEGKIAPALIDDYWTYPMNTTDIGLFSSTYAGLQGMMGPSKGRLTQDEILQLMAWIRSNYKGDPAKAEWNH, via the coding sequence ATGAGCCGCCTGATTTCGTCAGCTGTCTCGCGCATTCTCGTCGCGCTGATTCTGTTCAGCCTGACGGGGTGTTCAGGGACGACGGCCGTGGCTGTGGCAGAGCCGCCGATCATGCGAAACAATATTACCGGCGAGCCGCTCGAGTTCTCGGGACTCAATGAGACTGAGACACCGGCGGTCAAACAATTCAAAGCCACCGGCAAGAATCCGTATAACACTGATCGTGAGGCCATCGCTAAGGGGGGCGCGGTATACCTGACCGCCTGCTCGGCCTGCCACGGTCACCATGCGGAGGGCAAAATTGCACCCGCTCTTATTGACGATTATTGGACCTACCCGATGAATACGACCGATATCGGGCTCTTTTCGAGTACCTACGCCGGGCTTCAAGGAATGATGGGTCCGTCCAAGGGGCGCCTGACACAGGATGAGATCCTTCAACTCATGGCCTGGATCAGGAGTAACTATAAAGGAGACCCAGCAAAGGCGGAATGGAACCATTGA
- a CDS encoding Conserved hypothetical protein; putative mxaJ (mxaJ1), involved in methanol dehydrogenase (Evidence 4 : Homologs of previously reported genes of unknown function) — protein sequence MMRRGLALLFATITVGPAGWLASSPPAGADQTTAISAPLKVCSAADELPYSNEKLEGFENRIAVVIGEELRRPIEHVWWKDPRFYIRDLLEAGACDITIGIDAGNPRVLSSQPYYRSGYVFIYRKDKGISISDWNSPILKTATIAVVPGTPAETMLKQIDRYYELFNYLMSLVDYKSRRNQYVKYDPARLVQEVISGRADVAVLWGPSAARYVRQSSIPLEMVMIPDRATRTDGEPVPHHYDTSLGVRKEDQGLLNQLNDALVRRRGEIETILKAEGIPALPLTSNRLTAAEGGVAQR from the coding sequence TTGATGAGGCGAGGATTAGCGCTCCTATTCGCGACCATTACGGTCGGCCCTGCGGGTTGGCTCGCCTCATCGCCGCCCGCAGGGGCCGATCAAACGACCGCGATCTCGGCGCCGCTCAAGGTCTGCTCCGCGGCTGATGAGCTGCCCTACTCCAACGAGAAGCTCGAGGGGTTTGAGAACCGGATCGCAGTCGTCATCGGGGAGGAGTTGCGACGTCCTATCGAGCATGTCTGGTGGAAGGATCCGCGGTTTTACATCCGTGATCTGCTCGAAGCTGGCGCCTGTGACATCACTATAGGGATCGATGCGGGAAATCCACGAGTATTGAGCAGTCAGCCGTACTACCGCTCCGGCTATGTTTTCATCTACCGCAAGGACAAAGGGATATCGATCTCCGACTGGAACAGCCCAATCCTGAAGACCGCCACCATTGCGGTTGTTCCCGGAACCCCAGCAGAAACGATGTTGAAGCAGATCGATCGATATTACGAGCTTTTTAACTACCTGATGTCCCTTGTCGACTACAAATCACGGCGTAACCAGTATGTGAAGTACGATCCTGCCCGGCTCGTACAGGAGGTCATCTCGGGACGAGCCGATGTGGCGGTCCTCTGGGGCCCTTCGGCCGCCAGGTATGTCAGGCAGTCCTCTATCCCGCTCGAGATGGTAATGATTCCTGATCGTGCGACCAGAACCGATGGTGAGCCGGTTCCTCATCATTATGATACATCGCTCGGCGTCAGAAAGGAGGATCAGGGGTTGCTCAACCAACTGAATGACGCCCTTGTTCGGCGCCGTGGCGAGATTGAGACGATCCTCAAGGCAGAAGGGATTCCGGCGTTGCCGCTGACGTCGAATCGCCTTACCGCCGCCGAGGGAGGAGTAGCGCAACGATGA